From a single Nicotiana tomentosiformis chromosome 2, ASM39032v3, whole genome shotgun sequence genomic region:
- the LOC104086964 gene encoding patatin-like protein 3, whose translation MGRIALVAAALMTLLVLVVQPPMAFAATKGKMVTVLSVDGGGIRGIIPGTVLAFLESKLQELDGPNARLADYFDVVAGTSTGGLITTMLTAPNMDNRPLYQAKDISNFYMEHGPQIFSQSRRNSFVRRVTNLFGGPKYDGKYLRSIINSILGNLTMKQTLTNTIIPTFDIKRLQPIIFSTADAKANISKNAQLSDICLSTSAAPTYFPVHYFETKDAEGKTRTFDLVDGGLAANNPTLMAMTHISKQIMTGNFQYEDMEKMDCKKVLVLSLGTGTGKHEEKYNATIASRWGMLGWIYNNGATPLIDVYADASADMVDIHVSTMFQTLASEKNYIRIQDDNLTGEAASMDIATIENMERLVQIGNDLLKKPVSRVNLETGRYEPVVAEGTNEAAIIHFAQLLSEERKLRINN comes from the exons ATGGGGAGAATAGCTCTTGTAGCTGCAGCATTAATGACTTTGTTAGTATTAGTTGTACAACCTCCAATGGCTTTTGCTGCTACCAAAGGAAAGATGGTAACAGTTTTGAGCGTTGATGGAGGTGGAATTAGAGGCATTATTCCTGGCACCGTTCTTGCCTTCCTTGAATCCAAACTTCAG GAACTGGATGGACCAAACGCAAGACTTGCAGATTATTTTGATGTGGTAGCTGGAACAAGCACAGGTGGATTAATAACCACTATGCTTACTGCTCCTAACATGGACAACCGCCCCTTATATCAAGCAAAAGACATTTCCAATTTCTATATGGAGCACGGCCCTCAAATTTTTTCTCAAAGCAG GCGTAACAGCTTCGTGAGGAGGGTCACAAATTTGTTTGGGGGGCCAAAGTATGATGGCAAGTACTTGAGATCAATAATTAATTCAATATTAGGCAATCTTACTATGAAGCAGACATTGACTAATACAATCATACCAACTTTTGATATCAAACGCCTTCAACCAATTATCTTCAGTACCGCTGAT GCAAAAGCAAATATATCTAAGAATGCTCAATTGTCAGACATTTGTCTTAGCACCTCGGCTGCACCCACCTATTTTCCAGTACACTATTTTGAGACCAAGGATGCTGAAGGGAAAACACGCACGTTTGATCTTGTCGATGGAGGTTTAGCTGCAAATAATCCA ACTCTGATGGCAATGACACACATTTCAAAACAAATAATGACGGGCAACTTTCAATACGAGGATATGGAAAAAATGGACTGCAAGAAAGTGTTGGTTCTGTCATTGGGCACGGGTACAGGAAAGCACGAAGAGAAGTACAATGCTACAATAGCTTCCAGATGGGGAATGCTAGGTTGGATCTATAACAATGGTGCCACCCCATTGATAGATGTTTATGCTGATGCTAGTGCTGATATGGTAGACATTCACGTTTCCACCATGTTTCAGACTCTTGCCAGTGAGAAGAACTACATCAGGATTCAG GACGACAATTTGACTGGAGAGGCTGCGTCTATGGATATTGCAACCATAGAAAACATGGAGAGACTTGTACAAATTGGTAATGATCTATTGAAGAAGCCAGTGTCAAGGGTCAACTTAGAAACAGGCCGATACGAACCAGTTGTTGCGGAGGGCACTAACGAAGCTGCTATAATCCATTTTGCTCAGTTGCTTTCAGAAGAAAGGAAACTCAGAATAAACAACTAG
- the LOC104086963 gene encoding peptidyl-prolyl cis-trans isomerase CYP40-like: MVNPRCYLDISIGGELEGRMVIELYKDIVPKTAENFRALCTGEKGIGPRTGVPLHFKGSCFHLVIRGFMLQGGDISAGDGTGGESIYGLTFEDENFKLKHERKGMLSMANSGPNTNGSQFFITSSQAHHLDGKHVVFGRVIRGLGMIRAIEYVKTSENNFPDLPVVIEDCGEISEGADDGTTNFFKDGDTYPDWPIDLDAKPDEVAWWITAVDCIKAIGNEHYKKEDYKMATRKYRKAVRYTDLCWDKEDIDEAKSEYLRKTKSQILANSSACKLKLGDLAGALLDADVAIYDGGDNVKAFYRQGQAYMAMNAVDAAAESFKKALQLEPNNGGIKKELAAAKKKIAHKLDQEKKGYAKMFQ; this comes from the exons ATGGTGAATCCGAGGTGCTATTTGGACATAAGCATTGGTGGAGAGCTTGAAGGAAGAATGGTGATTGAGCTTTACAAAGACATTGTCCCTAAAACCGCTGAAAATTTCAGGGCTCTCTGTACTGGAGAGAAAGGCATTGGCCCTCGCACTGGTGTTCCTCTCCATTTTAAG GGTTCTTGCTTTCATCTTGTCATTAGAGGTTTTATGTTACAAGGTGGGGATATATCTGCTGGAGATGGCACTGGTGGGGAATCAATTTATGGTTTGACATTCGAAGATGAAAATTTTAAACTCAAACATGAAAGAAAAGGGATGCTTTCTATGGCAAATTCTGGTCCAAATACAAATGGCTCTCAATTTTTCATCACCTCTTCTCAAGCACATCATCTAGATGGAAAGCATGTTGTGTTTGGAAGAGTAATTAGGGGTTTGGGGATGATTCGTGCAATTGAATATGTTAAAACAAGTGAAAATAATTTTCCAGACCTTCCTGTGGTAATAGAGGATTGTGGAGAAATTTCAGAGGGAGCCGATGATGGCACAACTAACTTCTTTAAAGATGGTGACACTTACCCTGATTGGCCAATAGATCTTGATGCGAAACCTGATGAAGTTGCTTGGTGGATAACTGCCGTTGACTGTATCAAAGCCATTGGCAATGAACATTACAAG AAAGAAGATTATAAGATGGCTACCAGAAAGTACAGGAAGGCCGTCCGTTATACCGACTTATGCTGGGATAAGGAAGACATTGATGAAG CAAAAAGCGAGTATTTGAGAAAGACAAAGTCCCAGATACTTGCAAATAGTTCT GCCTGTAAGCTGAAGTTAGGAGACCTAGCTGGAGCattgttggatgctgatgttgcaatTTATGATGGAGGAGACAATGTCAAAGCTTTTTACCGCCAAGGCCAG GCATATATGGCAATGAATGCTGTAGATGCAGCAGCTGAAAGTTTTAAGAAGGCCCTGCAGTTAGAGCCAAACAATG GGGGGATAAAGAAGGAACTGGCTGCTGCAAAGAAGAAG ATTGCTCATAAACTAGACCAGGAGAAGAAGGGTTATGCTAAAATGTTTCAGTAA